The sequence below is a genomic window from Lolium perenne isolate Kyuss_39 chromosome 4, Kyuss_2.0, whole genome shotgun sequence.
ATCAGAATTTTGGAAATACCTAATATTTTCTCCAAATTACCGGGAGCCATGAAGCCTGGATCGAAACGACCCAAAGCTGGTCTAGAAAAGAAAAAAGTCTGCCGAACAGAAGCAAACGTTGTAGCAGGAGCGGACCGCGGCCCAGCCCCAAAGTCTCGTCGCAAACCCCAAGCTCTGCCGCCGCCGTCCGCCCCCAGCCCCCTCGGCCCCTGCCCTCTTCCACGACCATGGCGGCTGCGCCGTAGCCGGCCCGGTTGATCTTGGTGCCTTCCCGCTCGTCTTTCCCTTCATTTGAAACACTCCCTTGATAACATGATTCTTCTCTTCACGGATCTCTAATCTTTCTCATCCATTCCCCAGATTAACAGATTGGTGTTCCGCCTGCCGACCGATGGACCATTCCGCCAAGAGCCGCAACCCCGCTGCCGATCTCACCGACGACCTTGTCGTTGAGATCCTCTCGAGGCTGCCCGTCAAATCTGTCTGCCGTTTCAAGTGCGTCTCATGGCACTGGCGCGGCCTCATCACCCACCGGGCCTACCGCAAGAAGCTCCCCCAGTCCCTCTTGGGTTTCTTCCGCGGAATCACACCACGGCTCGGCGCCATGTTAACTGTTTCCGATTTTGTCAGCATTTCAGGAGCGGAAGAACAGCCTGTTTCTGATCCGTCACTTTCTTTCCTGATCGGCTACACAACCATTGTACCTAAGGACTGCTGCAACGGCCTACTCTTCCTTCACTGCCGGAAGGTTTCCCCCAGTCCCAGATATGAATTCGATTACGTGGTGTGCAATCCAGCGACCGAGAAATGGCTAATCTTGCCCTCTTCTGACCGGAAGACCCAGGTCTACGTAAGTCGCTTGGGTTTCGATCCAGcagtttcctcccatttccatctgTTCTCAATGCTAGAGGATGTGGAAGGGTACATCACCGGAGTAGATATATACTCGTCAAGAGTGGGAGCTTGGAGTCACAGTGAAAATGGTTGGGGCGATGATGTTGCATTGTATGACAAAAGCGTTTTTCTCAATGGCATGCTGCATTTCATCTCTCTTGATTCAACCATAGTTGCTGTGGACAGGGAGGGCAAGTCATGGAGGACTATTCCTTTGTTGGACACTATGGGTGCTGAAAATATTTGGAATTTGAATGCTGCTTTCATTGATCAGTCTCAGGGTCGGTTGCATTATCTGAATGTTAGGGAAAGAGATGCCTCTACACTCTCAGTCTGGATCCTGGAGAACTACCAGAGCGGTGAATGGAACTTTAAGTACAACATTAGCAcctcccggcttctcggacataagGGTTTGATAAATGGAGGACAATACACTTTGATTGCAATTCACCCAGAATGCAGTTTGATTTTCTATATTATGCGTGGCGGGGATGTGCTAATGTCATATGACATGGATCATGGGGAGGTTCGTCCTATCTGTAGCCTCAGGGTAAAATTATATGGGTCATGTCCATATCTTCCATATGTGCCCTTGTTCACGGAATCATTGGCTAATCATGACTAGATATGATATGCACAACGCAAAGGTCAATAACTGATTCCTTGAGATGACATCGATGCCTTTCCATTTATTGATCTTGAGCTGTGGCAAAATTATACCATGGAGCAGCACCTTGGGTATTTGGTTTTGCGGTACTTTTGTCTGTACTTTTGATTCAAACCTACTTTTTATAGCAATTTCAGTTTGGAACCATGGAGATCATATAAGTTGATTTTGCATTATCAGTGATTCAGTTACTTGCTTGTGAGTAATTCTATTATATGTTGACATTTGATAGCTGCACTTAAAAGGGCACAATACTGACTAAATGCTTTGATACTAGCAAACCTTTTATTGTGATGACAGTGTGAACCGGCATTCATATTCTTCCTACCATAGGCCATCTTGTTCGATGAATATATGGAGTCATGGCAGATGTTCACATGTAAAGAACTAAAGATCGTGTGGAATGCAACCTCACTAGCAATTATGTAAACCACGAAATAATTAGATTTTCGTGTCTGGCAATCTTAAATTCCATGTAGCAAAGTTcaattcaatgttctgaaattccGAAGTAAATTTCCATGGATGAGTTAGTTAATCCTGCATTTGCTTCTGATCGACCAGCTCCTTGCCAAGACCAAATGTAGCAGCTGTTTTGAAAGACATCCTCTATCACAAAAGCATTTGCAAAAATGAGCACAAAATGCCAGTGCTACATATGCACATAAGAGGAGTTTCACACTTAAGAAGGATAGTACACTAGCTAGTGGAAGTAGAAAATATTGGGAAAAAAGATTAGTGCCTTGGCGGGTGGGGCTCAAGTAGAATGGTAGCACTTCCCTACTTTGATGATGGATGTCAACCTAGAAGGTGCTGCGTTGGTGAGAGATAGCATATCATACAGTTGGAGATGCATCTTGAAGATAATTGAGCTGTTAAAGCTTTGTGTGATTAAGAGGGTTGGAGTTGGTCAGGCTGCCAAGAGTTGGCAGTCGCCAGCCGATTACTCTCGATGGGAACGTAGTGCTTACTTCTGTCTCGGATTTGATTGATCATGTTATTCTGGTTTCTGATAAGGAAAATGCTTTAAAACCATCAGAGGATACAACGCTAGCAACCTCCGACTCCAGAGCTCGCCACGCGTCCCTCCGCGTGGTCGATAGGAAACGGGTGAGGCCCACCACGTTGAGCcttctcctttcttctccacaaaATTTTCCCCTTTCTATCTTCACCAGCGCCCTCTCTCTCCTCCGGCCAGATCGAGCCGTACCGGCGAACCGCCCCTCCACCATGCCAACCTCCGCATCCCCTCGCCATTCCGCCGTCGAGCACCTCTCACCCTCTCCCGTCGCTCCAAGCCAGCGCCGCCTTGATGCGAGGACGACAGCTCGTCGCAGCAAGAGGGAGCCAGCACCGCGAGGGTCGTCGACGTTGCTGGGAGCGGCGGCGCTACGAGCGGCGCCAGGGATGCTGCGAGCGGCGCCAAGGGTGCTGCGAGCGGTAATGGAGGAGCTACCAAGGGAGGGCGAGGGTGCTTCCTGCACTTAGGAGAAGTGTTTCCAGGGGGGGAAGATGGTGGTGCTACCGGTCGTCACCGGTGGTGCGCCGCTAGAGCTGCAAAGGTGCGACGCGGGAGCTGCAGTGGTCCGGCGCCGGAGCTGCAATTGTACGGCACCGGAGCTGCAAACGTTTGCCGTCAGAGCTGCGTTGGTGTGTTGCCGGAGCTGCAATGCCTGGCCGCGGGAGCTACAAACGCTAGCCGCCAGAGCTGCAATGGCTGGCCAGCGGAGCTCCAAACGGTGGCCACCGGAGCTGCAAAGGTGCGCCGCCGGAGCTGCAATGGTGCGACGCCAGAGCTGCAAAGCTACGGCGTCGGAGCTGCAAGCAGCGGCCGAAGCTTCAATGGTATGCCACTGGAGCTGCAATGGTGCGCCGCCGGAGCTGCAACGCTACGCCGCTGGAGCTGCAagcggcggttggagctgcgaGCGGTGAACGTCGCCGTTGATGGCGCCACCTCCATGCTGCAAGCCTACCGTCAAGATCCGTGGTGGTGTTGCAAGCTCGCTGACCTCGACGCCGCCTCCGTGCTCTCAGCCGTCGGAGTGCTACCGGCGGTGCTGCAAGGTCCTGATGTTGCATAgactggtggaggtgctgccaacCGGAGTCGATGCGTCGCCGGCGAGGTCCGTGCGTTGGGGGATGAATGTGCGGCCAGTAGGGGCATGTTTGCCCTGTCTATGGGGATTGTTTtgcttttattttttctttctgtGCGTGCGCGGGGAACCGGAGTGCTTCACATGGGTGTGGTCCTGAAGGACACGTGTCGGGCAGGGGAGGCGGAGGTTCGGGGGCGAATATCCTCCGGAGGATCCTCAGCACTTTCCTTCTGATAATGTTTTAGTCTCTGACCTGTTCTGTCTGCTGGACATAAGGCTTATCTTAGCGCTCCTGATATATAACTTGCAAGGACGTCAGGTAGCACCGGCAGGCTCTAACGGAATCAAATTTGTGGAATGGTATCACAATGCACAGGCAAACTAAAGTTGTCCCAATGGCGCCTTTGCAtgtaaggctggtgccaacgcgggctgTAGGCGGGGCGGTATCGCCCgctgggaggcgagaggggggcgaGAGGGGGGCGAGACGGCAGCGCGGGACGGTGGATCCACCGCCTGGCGGTAGCGCCCGCTACCGCCCGGCTGCCGCCCGCGCTGGCGCCGAGAGGGGGGCGAGAGCTAGGCGGTGCGTTGGCGGGTCGGGGCGAGAGCGGAAGCGAGAGGGAGGGGGTAACGGCTAGCTGATGTGGCGAGATCTGATTCGTCCACAtcagctagccgttggggtagccgttgctggctcaaaaaattcgaaaaaaaagccaaaaaccccaaaatttcatccccaccccctataaatacccccatatggtttcactcatTCCACACCTCACTTCATCTCCTCCACTCTCCATTTCCACTCCTCTCAACGCCATGTCTTCGTCTAGCAGCAGTTCGAGCGATGGAATGGAGGGTGATATGATCGGTGCATTCCAGGCGGAGTATGAGGAGGCGATGCTCAACCTCGAGGCGGAGCCAAGACGGCCGCGACGCCATCGAGAGTTCATCAGGCGTGATCGTCTGGGTGCCCACGATCGgctctacgacgactacttcGCCAACGACTGTAATTATCCTCCAAGCTACTTTCGGCGAAGGTATCAGATGAGGCGATCCCTTTTTCTACGCATTGTGGATAGATTTGGTGAATACTCTCCGTATTTCACCCAAAGAGTTGATGATCTCAACCGTGCTGGTTTTTCTCCCCTACAAAAGTGTACTGCGGCTTTCCGTTTATTAGCTTATGGAGCCGCTGCAGATACGATAGATGAGTGGCTTaagttagctagacaaacttcatcAGATTGTCTAGATAGATTCTGTGAAGGCATCATTCACTGTTACGGGGAAGAGTTTTGCCATCGACCAACTGTCGCGGATACTCAGCGTCTGTTAGCGAAAGCCGAGGAGCGTGGCTTTCCGGGCATGTTagggagcatcgattgcatgcattggcagtGGAGGAACTGCCCAGTGGCGCATGCCGGTCAATTCACAAGGGGAGACATCAAACACCCTACCATAATCTTAGAAGCCGTTGCGTCGTATGATCGTTGGATCTGGCATGCCTTTTTTGGAGTGGCCGggtccaacaacgacatcaatgtactcaatcagtcgccgttgttcactgatgtgcttaggggagaagcacacatagtgaacttcacggtgaatggacacgagtacaactatggttactaccttgccgacggcatctacccctcttggccggtgttcatgaaaggtgttactgtcgtcgtggtgaacagacagatgccataggatggcttagattggggccgaatggacgctagaggattcgggggagggtttgtgatcaggtgggatgaacttccggatggtttcctcaagaacttggccaaggccagaggttgaagaagaaagacacaaggaagaactcgctctagatcactatgttcattgattctcacaagttacaggtttttCTCTCCCTTTGTGTTCCGCGCCCgtgaaggagggctgccccctctccttatataggggagagggtggcttacagtgcaagaaaccctaatggcatctttgactagacaaactactttacaaagctactttacaaagctactttaatcatagatgacaccggggtcttctttaatcagggaggctgacgtcctccggtttctttcttcgtcatctttttctttatcgtcagccccttcgtttaaagctactttgcttagctcatctttgtcttctagctctggagaggatctttgaccagccttgccgacaagctcttccttccgGTGGACCGGTACCttctctatccggttccggtatccctcctctgaggataccggcttagcctgttcagccaaacgcctatcttagactccggcatgaacatctaaccggtatcctgatggctcaaaccatccggtttggcatgcctttggcataccgggggtcatccccccaacattagtccccgaagctggtatagtctggcggattctatccaacagaccatgccagtttctcatgtctttggataccagtttaatccatccggcttagggcttggatccggcatctttgcccagaTTTTTGTTATCTTTCTTTTCAagtcattctccggtatcttagtcACTTAACGCCTCCTCGGcggagtcgagaatatctcgggccccgcgcgcgacagagacatgcgcactgtgactgacgcgccagtgtcagttgtcacttcgcttcgactcccgcgcgcccatttaatgcaccgctgcggatcccactagccgttttggatcccgtgtgtgcctccgtgtggcctcctattatctcgcgtgtacctctccgccacgtggcggcccatggtgcgaaccgccgcgggccgcgaggcgaaccgccgcggcccagcggttttcagcccacctcccttcttctttataaggacaaccgccgctccttcttccttttctcgcattctccacttcctcgcgcacagtgctcctcgcctctgcgccttcaccgttctccgtccgccgtcgctcgctcGAGCTCCGTCGCCCGGTGAAGTCACGCCGTACTTCCGCCGGACTTCGTCGTGCGGGAACCTTCTGCAGCGCCCTCACCGCGTCCGCTGCATTCGTGCTTCCTCGAGTTCttcctcacctcgccgtcgacggacttcTTCGCCGGCCGCAGGCTCACCGTTTCTTCGGCGAACCTCTTCCTccgcgactccgccgcctcaggttaggcccgatgcgCCTTTACCCCTTTTCTTCTTGCATTTCAGATCttgggggcggtagagtatttatcccttctttattttgcttttcctcttactcgtagatcttcgcgcgagggtctctttggggaaaactgttttcCGATAGATTCCGGTGCCGCCTAGATCCATATGTCCagcgaagggtctctccccgCTGCTACCTCTAGTAACCAAGGTAGTAGCACCTCCGACGGGCTAACCGAAGATCTGGCCCGGATGGATCTGGCATCTAGCCGAGACcaagaggccggcacatctagccgggcctccggaaaggataagacacgcggagcctggaggggttccgacgtgactcagtttgagatcgactggctctaccggtctaggaggattccggaaggagtcatctgccggcttccaggtgacgagatcgaaccggtgctcgaacccggtgaggtcgttgttttccttgctcattttgagcgtggcttcggccttcctgcctccgatttctttcgccaattccttaacttctatcgactccaacctcaccaccttcccggcaatgccattttttatctttcttgttttgtggccttcatggagggctacattggcatccgtcccgctcgcgagacgtttgcccactTTTTCTCCctccggatcaactcggtccagggcaaggacattcccaagcccaaaccccccgttcaatgcgggtcttgtatcatcggctcccgccaagggagccccttttttaagttcaacggcctcgagtcttgccggttgtggcagacgacgttcttctacgtgaagaacgaggGCGCCGtcgacctcatcaacttgccggcgttcaacccggcgcTGCCCGCCAAGGTCAACTGGCAGTACAACCCTGGTACGGATCACAgcgagacgaaccgggtggtacgcttcatgttgaagttgatgaagggcaccaacatctgctccgacgatatcatc
It includes:
- the LOC127326137 gene encoding F-box protein At5g07610; the protein is MDHSAKSRNPAADLTDDLVVEILSRLPVKSVCRFKCVSWHWRGLITHRAYRKKLPQSLLGFFRGITPRLGAMLTVSDFVSISGAEEQPVSDPSLSFLIGYTTIVPKDCCNGLLFLHCRKVSPSPRYEFDYVVCNPATEKWLILPSSDRKTQVYVSRLGFDPAVSSHFHLFSMLEDVEGYITGVDIYSSRVGAWSHSENGWGDDVALYDKSVFLNGMLHFISLDSTIVAVDREGKSWRTIPLLDTMGAENIWNLNAAFIDQSQGRLHYLNVRERDASTLSVWILENYQSGEWNFKYNISTSRLLGHKGLINGGQYTLIAIHPECSLIFYIMRGGDVLMSYDMDHGEVRPICSLRVKLYGSCPYLPYVPLFTESLANHD